The Candidatus Neomarinimicrobiota bacterium genome window below encodes:
- a CDS encoding MmgE/PrpD family protein, whose protein sequence is MGSEKIAEFIASTDYKKIPAEAVDIAKMCILDGFGVALAGSREPAGTIITEYVQTMGGKPVSGVIGGGFKTNLQFAALANGTLAHALDYDDHAVTWMGHPTVVLLPPVFALAEKQNLSGKHVLQAYNVGWEVGSKICSAIAIRLFEQGWHPTATVGTLAATAACANLLGLNSKQVGTALGIAASEAAGLRLNFGTDTKPYHAGRAASSAISAAVLASMGFTAKETGLEGPLGFCSVY, encoded by the coding sequence ATGGGTTCGGAAAAGATAGCTGAGTTTATCGCGAGCACTGACTACAAAAAGATCCCTGCAGAAGCGGTTGACATAGCAAAGATGTGCATCTTGGATGGTTTTGGTGTGGCCTTGGCAGGCTCGAGAGAACCGGCTGGCACGATCATCACTGAATATGTTCAGACTATGGGCGGAAAGCCAGTAAGTGGAGTAATCGGGGGAGGTTTTAAAACTAACTTGCAGTTTGCTGCCCTGGCCAATGGTACGTTGGCCCATGCGCTGGACTATGATGACCATGCTGTTACGTGGATGGGCCATCCGACAGTTGTTCTTCTGCCCCCTGTCTTTGCTCTGGCTGAAAAACAGAACCTCTCGGGTAAACACGTTCTGCAGGCCTACAATGTTGGTTGGGAGGTGGGATCCAAGATTTGCAGTGCCATTGCTATCAGGCTGTTTGAGCAGGGCTGGCATCCTACTGCCACTGTTGGTACTCTGGCTGCCACAGCTGCCTGTGCTAATTTGCTGGGGCTGAACAGCAAGCAAGTTGGAACGGCCCTCGGCATCGCAGCCTCGGAAGCTGCCGGTTTACGCCTCAACTTTGGCACTGATACAAAGCCGTACCATGCCGGTAGGGCTGCAAGCAGCGCAATAAGCGCTGCCGTACTGGCGAGCATGGGATTTACGGCTAAGGAGACGGGTTTGGAAGGCCCTCTCGGCTTCTGTTCTGTTTAT